A window from Mytilus galloprovincialis chromosome 8, xbMytGall1.hap1.1, whole genome shotgun sequence encodes these proteins:
- the LOC143085074 gene encoding uncharacterized protein LOC143085074 → MVYLYILAVITEYILLLAVPAFSKEANITLFIKSVGFPICIKGEQYFDVDQNKCRRCPRCRKASNYLQFKIRIGQQFGALDCYPCYCKPGEKFYDEYSGKCSICPGCNMYGYIDTSQEIHIDEFYGALNCSQCVCDQGYFANVLTHHQCAECYDCHGQNREFITPCTQDTDSECGDCLVGYENLGIDNAACVQIQKTVASELASSTTTTISNSGHIGVIRSHTILIVILVMVTFSAACIICIVYRIINHPACCNFTNDVTPPVSATTLISTTSAMKNSYRQGELNVGSTAAAIPLLSGNTDIEQNDDVEEQLDSDGLLSSNQIENVMETSDERNVVVIYQKGDSCAVHINSPQESPS, encoded by the exons ATGgtatatctatatatactagCAGTGATAACTGAGTATATACTGCTTTTGGCAGTGCCCGCTTTTTCCAAGGAGGCAAACATTACACTTTTTATAAAAAGTGTAGGTTTCCCCATATGTATAAAGGGCGAACAATACTTTGACGTTGACCAGAACAAGTGCAGACGATGTCCGCGTTGTAGAAAAGCTTCCAATTATTTGCAATTT AAAATAAGGATCGGTCAACAGTTTGGAGCTTTAGACTGCTATCCTTGTTACTGCAAACCAGGTGAAAAATTCTATGACGAATATTCAGGAAAATGTAGTATATGCCCTGgctgtaatatgtatggttacATAGATACTAGTCAG GAAATCCATATTGATGAGTTTTATGGAGCACTCAATTGTAGCCAATGTGTATGTGATCAAGGATACTTTGCCAATGTTTTGACTCATCACCAGTGTGCAGAGTGTTATGACTGTCATGGACAGAATAGAGAGTTTATAACTCCCTGTACACAAGACACAGATTCAGAATGTGGTGACTGTCTTGTAGG GTATGAGAATCTTGGGATAGACAATGCTGCATGTG tacaAATCCAAAAAACGGTAGCATCAGAGCTCGCCTCATCTACAACAACAACGATCTCAAACAGTGGTCACATCGGAGTAATACGATCCCATACTATACTGATAGTTATATTGGTCATGGTAACATTCTCTGCCGCCTGTATAATCTGCATAGTTTATCGTATTATAAACCATCCAGCATGTTGTAATTTCACTAATGATGTGACACCCCCTGTATCTGCTACAACACTCATATCAACAACATCTGCGATGAAGAACAGTTATCGACAGGGAGAGTTGAATGTGGGATCCACTGCGGCTGCCATTCCTTTAC TTTCAGGAAACACAGATATAGAACAAAATGATGATGTCGAAGAACAACTTGACTCTGATG GTTTGCTAAGTAGTAACCAGATAGAAAATGTTATGGAAACTTCAGATGAAAGAAATGTTGTTGTCATATACCAGAAAGGGGATAGCTGTGCAGTTCACATTAACAGTCCACAAGAGTCACCATCTTGA